Sequence from the Cucumis sativus cultivar 9930 chromosome 1, Cucumber_9930_V3, whole genome shotgun sequence genome:
GTCTTCTTGAAGAAATATCCCGAAGAAATTTTCCAAAGAACCACTTGATGTAGAGACTTTTTGAGGAATCCGTTGCATAGACTTATTGAAGAAATCTCTGAAAGAACAATGCACAACTTTGTTCAAAATCGACAATTTATGGGGAATAGTAACGAATATGCAATATATATGGCAAGAAAGATGGCAAAACAAGAAGCAAGGGATCAACAAGCAAGAGACAAGAAGTAGGAGTTGTCCCGATCTTCCAAATCTATGTCGATCAAGAAGCAAGTCTTGAGGACATCATATGGGTATTATTAGATTATAGTGATGTCTTGCCCACAATTTCTTCAAGAAGACTCTTGGTTCTGGCGTTTATAATTAACCCAAAAGTTTTAAGTTATCGACCATGTAGCTTTTGCTCTGATTTACCCCAAAGTTCATCTTCGTGTAGCTTTCAGTCCCCATAAACAAATTCAATGAAAAGgtacataaaatttaagaaacaactttttaaaaaaatcccgCTCAAGTTTTCTTACTTAAAAAATCGAAGAcagaaaatttggaaatgttGAGGAGGAGCAAGAACTGCTGGGGCGAGAATCGGGAGGTTGCACATCGTTTCATTGGTCATTTAGCTAATTTCACCCGATGATGACACATgcaaaaggtaaaaaaaaaaaacttggattttcaaaagttgagcAAGATTTCATTGGATCTCCCGAAATGGGTCATCCGAGGAAGATTCCCAAGATTACACACCTCAAGGGCTTTATTCATCTCATCTTCCGAATGTTCGGTGCTACTACTGTGTTCGGTGCGGTGAAGAGATAAAAGCCTATCCCACGAGAAAGAGCTTGACTCGATATCCAACACTGAAGCTTTAGCAAGTCTATCCCACAGATTTGTTTCAGTTGATTGCTCGGGAGCTGGAAGatttattgattgattgaCAAGTTCCTCAGCACTGAATGGTAACCAGGTGCTCAATTACCACgcaatatttgaatgaaaaggATAAAGGAAATTAAGGTAGATCATTGAAAGGTAAGAAGGCAACTGAAATCATGTCCTGGGTGAAATAGTAGATAAAAGCGGTAATTGATaaatgaacaagaaaaagGGAGGTAATAGCATATATAATTGGGCAAACCCGAAAGGCATATCGAATGGTGGATGAGGGCGGTTGTGGAAGGCAGAAGCGCGATGTTTGCCGCTACGTTTACGGACGAGTTCAAGCCATTGGGAAAACCTGTAAGCGGGACCTGCTGCGATGTCTCCCAACATGTGTAGTACCTGGATTTGGAGCATTAAGGAAGTTAGATGCAGGTGGAAATgcgagaaaaagaaagaagagaagagagtaCCCGGGAAGTGACGGTGGGGGGGAGAGGGGCAAGGTCAGACTCGTCGGGTCCGAGATCCAAGTCGAGGTCCTTGATTTCCTGGTATTCCGGCATAACATAAACAGAGAAGAGAGGAAAAGAATGAATGGAGTTgagagaatgaagaaaaggGGCACCTGATGTTGAAGGTGATGGTGTTTTTCCATATCAGGTATCAGGTATCGGGTATCGGGTATGTGGTATCAGCCCTCGCTTTCCATATCAGCCCTcgctttctcttcttttggaAAAAGGGAACGGAATTAGCAAaagcaattttaattattttaaaattttaattattttctttaaaaaaagaaaaaaaggcgCGGCAGATCAGGCGGTACCTTTTCGCTTTCTGGGGTGGTTGTTGATTATTAGCAACGGCACGCTGGACGGCTGGAGGAGGTTTACGCAATTCTGATTTCAAGGATTGTTCGTTCCGCAACGATTTCTAGATCTGAAATGACCCATTTCCAAACATGAGCCGTGAAACTCACTATCAAAATATACTTCAAATAGAGACGTCCTAGATCtcttgcaatttttttatgcTGGGTTTCTGTGAGGAATTTAAGATTGTGAAGAAAGACGAGAAGTTGATGCTGAGAGGAAGAGGACAGTTCTTGGATTCCCTCTCCTGgcaattattttgttattattattaagtgCAGTTGTGTTTAAAAGGCCTTCGCTGGTCTCGAGAGAGAGATTGAACACAAAAAGGGTGTTATTGTGTATTGACTATTGAAGTTGGTCCTTGGCaagacatttttatttttattgaagaaTGTGGTGCTGGTGCTGGTGCTCTTGTGAATATCGCTCTTCTCCAATTTAATGAGACTACAGTGCATTGTTTGAGTCGTAGAAGGAGGCGTGGATAAAATTTCAGGCGAGGAAGCAAAGAGTACGAAGGGTGGGCCGAGGTTCACACAGTTGAGAGATGATAGGAGCTTGAGGAGGAGGATGTCATTTGCCACATCACGCTCCATTCccttaaaaaaacataatatacatttgatacatttTACCACAAAATCCGAGTTAAATTAACGAATAATGTTCTAATACATCTTCATTGATACTAACAactttaacaaataataaatatggtaccaaattaaaaattttgaaataatgtttattgtaattaattatagatttttaaaCAGCAATACTCATCCCACACGACCCTAAAACAGGTTATAAATAAACCTAGGTATACTATTCTTTAATCTTTGATGTGATGTATTGTTCACACTACTTCACTTACGCCTCCTCTTTTGTCATTGTTGCTGAATTTTATGGTCATCCCCTCACGctattaaaattagaagaagatgaagaaacgATGTTTAGATGAAAATGATGACAATTATTCGTTTTTCAATtgctctcttctttttctttccttttccttgatctatgttttgtttaaaaagaaacaaacccAAGATAGTTGTAGTCAGTAGCTGTCTAAAATCTTATAAACCAAATGAGTAGTAGGGCAAAGAAATAACTTGAAACCATGAgctactaaaaaaatatcaatatatattttttacatttgttAGTGTTCGAGCCTGTTTATACTTATTAGACAACCGATTTCATAACACTTTACCATTCTATTTCATTCAGAGGGCAATATGAATATTCTATTATGTTCTATCAACGCACAAAAACTACTATTTAAGTCATTTTGAGACGAGAGATTCGAGGTAGTTTTGGATACTATAGTATAGTATGCATCCAACACCAACAAATGCCCCAATGaaagttattttcaaaacgGAAGAATTAAAAGCTTTCATTGTCaaattttaggaataaaaTGGACACGTACGTCAAATTTGCATTATCGCCGCTCCCCTCCCCAAAACTAGGGTTTCTTATGCTTTTAATAATGGATCTTTGAGGGAAAAACTTAGAATAACATTGAATTAGAGATGACGGGATTTGGGCATGGACTGCGTGTAATTGGGAGACAGATGCATCTCCTTCATCAACGTGAAGGTCCATCAGAGGTTCTAAAGGGAAAGATCGCAGAGCTGGAGAAATTtaggaagatgaagagaagTACGAAGAAGGATCAGTTCACTGTGGACGTTCCTGAATCAAATTCCTTCCTTGATACTCCTTCTATGCCCATGATCCTCACTGCTGTTGGAATTGCTCTCTTCGCTAAACTCCTTATGATGGTATGTGCTATCCCTCAACTTGGTTCTGTTTCCTGCATTTCTGTTAACATCTGTAGACATCTCAGTGAGAATAgactctctcttttctttttctttatcattggAGATTCTCCAACCTAGTGGAATCATTGAGGAACAGAAGTATACTCTCACATAGGTGTGTGGACAGAGTTGGATTTATGACGTGCAATTAACTCATGgacttcaaaactttttttttgaatttttttttttttttttgcaaatttctACTATGGCTCTTGGTATTTTAACCTATTCAACTTTGAACTACCCCATTAAAAAAACTACGTGATTGAcccctttttcttcatttttacatTTGCACACGTGATTCAATTAGGTATCTCTCAATCCTTTAAGTCTTCTCAGCATAAATGATAAGAAACCATGGATATTTGATTCAGAAGCTATAGATCATTTGTCTCGATCTTACGATAATTTTCTATCATATCTTCCGATTGTTGGTAATGAAAAGTTTCAGATTGCATATGGGTCTTGCTCCTATCGCGGACAAAAGTCATATTTCTCCCGTTGATGGTTTAACTTTACAAACTGCATGTACCCAAAAGTATCTTACAATTTCCCATCTTTTTGTTAGATAACTAGAAATGTGAATTGTCAAGTGGTCGTCTCACCAGataatgttttgtttcaaCTTGAGCTTGAGGAAGACGATTGGTACAGTCTGGCACAATAGGGGACTGCTTCCTTGACGATGATGCTCCCTCTAGGAATTGTTATAGGActagtttgttttcttcttatttttcaactttacaaAAGGATTgtatgttgtggcattttcgCCTTGGTCActcaaactttcaatatatgaaatatttgttttctcatttattaataaagttgaCGTCTCTTCTATGTCTTGTGATGTGTGCAATAGTGCAAAACAACATAGGGTCACATTTTTGTCCCAACCTTATAAACATTCTCAACCCTTCACCCTTATTCACAGTGATGTTTGGGGTCCTCAAGTATTCCTACCCCTTCAAGGAAACATTGGTTTAGACCTTTATTGATGATAATATCTGTCTCACATGGGTTTTTCTCCTTACTAATAAATGTAAGGTTTCGTTgatttttcaacaattttacacTACTATTAGGACTCAGTTCAACACCAAAATTGCTATTCTTCGTAGTGATAATGGTCTTGTGTTTCTTAATAATACCCTTTGCGACTTTCTGTCTTCTAAAGACATTGTCTACCAAAGCTCATGTGTCTATACCCCTAAACATGATGGGATggctaaaaggaaaaattgtcTCTTTGAGGTTGCCCGTTCTCTCATGCTGTCTACTTTGCTTCCATCATACTTATGGGGAGATGCAATTCTCACTGCAGCTCATCTTATTAATCAAATGTCTTCCCGTGTCCTTCAACTTCAAACCCCTCTTGAATGCCTCAAGGACTCATACCCTACCATGCAGTTTATTCCTAATGCCCCTCTTAGGGTTTTTGGTTGCACTGCCTTTGTCCATAGTCATGGCCCTAACCAAACTAAGTTTACCCCTCGTGCTCAGAAATGTGTCTTCGTTGGGTATCCTCTTCACCAATGAGGTTATAAATGCTTCCACTCTACTTCTCGATAATACTTCATCTCCATGGATGCAATATCTCTTGAGGATCAACCTTTTGTCCTCGTTAGTCATCTTCAAGGGAAAGTACTAGTGAAGAGACTAACCGATCCACATCTTTAGTCCCTACTAACCTTCCTGAACCCATTCCGAGTGCCCACGACTGATATGTTACTACCAGCTCTAAGAATACTAACTTGAGTGTTGAGGATGATATTGTTGATTAAGTTGAGAATGACAAGACCGATATGTTAGTTGTAGAGAGTAACCAGGTTGCAAGCAATGATGAGACTTCGATAGAAACACAAGAGGGTGAGACTCTTCCTTGGGTTGGAAAATGTAATCAAAATCCCGTTATAGTTGAGGAATCTGATAAATTGACATGCCCATTGCATTGAGAAAGGGCACCGGATTCGCACTAAGTGCCTCATATACAACTTTTTGTCTTATAGTAATATGTCTTCTGAGTTTAGGGCGTTCATTGCCAGCCTTGATACAACAACAATACCGAAAAACATACATATGGCTATGGAAATTTCAAAGTGGAAGACAACTGTCATGGAAGAAATGAGGGCtgttgaaaagaataatacgTGGAACCTTTGCCCTTTTCCTAAAGGGCATAAAACATTTGGGTGCAAGTGAGTGTTCACTCTAAAATGTAAATAGGATGGAACTCTAGACTGGTGGAAGGCTAAACTTGTAGCAAAAGGGTTCACTCAAACTTATGAGATAGATTATTCTGAAACTCTCCCCTGAAGCAAAGTTAAACATGGACCAGATCCTCCTTTCTATTGTAGTTAATAAAGACTAACCTCTCCATCAACTTGATATAAAAAATGCACTTCTTAATGATGAATTAAGAAGAAGTTTATATGAGCTCCTAGGTTTTGAAGCTCAATTTGATCATCAGATATGTAAATTCAAGAAGTCTTTGTATGGTTTGAAATAGTCCTCAAGAGTGTGGTTCGACATGTTTACTACATTATAAGTCCCAAGGGTTCATTGAAGAACACTCTAATCACATGTTGTTTTCAAGAAGGTCAGTATTTGGGAAAATTGTTGTTCTAATTGtgtatgtagatgatattgTCTTGTTAGGAGATGATACGACTGAGATCATCAggctgaaaaagaaaatggctGACGAGTTTGAGATCAAAGATCTAGGGAATGTAAAGTATTACCTTGGAATGTAGATGGCAAGATCAAGGGAAAGGATCTTTGTCTCACAACGAAAATTCACTCTTGACCTGTTAAAAGAAACAGGTATGACTGGATGTAGACCTACTGACCCTCCTATTGAATTCAATGTGAAATTGAGAGATTTTGTTGACAAAGTTCTTGTTGATAAAGTGGTATCAGTGTCTATTGGGTAAGCTGATTTACTTATTTTACACCAGCCAAGATATTTCCTATGTTGTTAGTGTTGTTTGTTAGATACGAAGAGCATATGGAAGCTGTTAATTGGATtttgagatatttgaaaaGCTCTCCGCGTAAAGGTTTGATATTTAGGAAAGCTAACAGGAAATGAATCGAGGTTTATACCAACTCTAATTGGGCAGGATCAGTTATTGATAGAAAATCTATCTTTGGGTATTGTTGCTAGAATTAGTGCTGAAGTTGAATACAGTGCTATAAGATTGGAAAATGTGAAGAAATCTGGTTGAAGAAAGTTTTGTTTGATCTTCACAACATGTGGAGGTTGACACACTTTGTAAAAGAGAAGCTAGATAATGGCAGGATCAGTATTACTTATATTCCATCTTGTCAACAAGTTGTTAATCTTCTCACCAAAGGGTTATTCAGGCCAAGCTTTGAGTCgtgtgttagcaagttggaTCTCATTAATGTCTACCCCACAACTTGAGGAAGAGTGTTGGAAATAAGAGGCTTTGTTGATAGTTTATTGCCTCGAGggtattttagtattttacttcacattatgtttatttctttttttgttttagggcTTGCTAAAGCCTCTAAAGTTGTATTCTTTTGTAACTTTCAGTATGTGAAGATGATAAAAAGTGACTCTCTGTCGTGGATTTTTCTCCTTGTTCTTGGGTTTTCCATGTAAAGCGGATTTGGCTAGCttttcaactttcattgaTTCAATTGTTGGATCATTCAACCATGACAAAGAAAACTCTTATTTTGGTCTCAAATTCGTTTGATCATTGATGTTCATCTTCttgaacaagaaaaattgTCTATCACACAATTTAACGGGTGATTCAAACGAAAAATTGACAAAGAGTCTACATTTCAACACTTGAAAGTCCAAGGttaaaattgatacaacttACTAAGTTTGtggtaaaattattttttctcctaaattttatatatctaGGGCATCCAAAACTGCTTGCAGACCGCTTGTGTGCAGCTCAAGTATTCTTACGATGCCACCGTCTAACTCTTCTATATTTGGTTGTCAAGGAAAATATGAACTTGAACCCATTCTTCTGGCCCTTTATCCTTTTACTGCTTTTATTGACCTCTAGGTCAACTCTAGGTCAACCCATGGTGATTGACTTCAACTTTTTCCTATGTCTAATGTACACCTCGATGGCTTTGTGGCTTATCTCCCCTGTGGCTTTGTCTGTTGACATTAAAATTTCATCTGTTCTTCCTTAGCCTTGAAACATGAAATCGAAATGAGTAGTGTTTAAATTCTAGTGTGATGAGAAGTtgtcttttctcattttgtcCGGGAAAGTAACTGATATGGAGATGTTTACTAGAATTTTTATGCCGCCTGCTATTTTGTCCATGGGGAAATTGAGAACCTCTAAATAAAAGagcaaattaaaagaatattttagtGGATGTGGTCAAGATgctttattgtttattttattaatggcACAGTTTTGCCTGCGCTCGTAAGATTCTTGTAGGACATTTCCCGTCCCATTAAGTTAATGATTTGCAATGTTTTTAGGAAATTGTTAAGCCttttaatgaaattatgaTCTTATTTTATCACATACTGGATATATAGTATAAGTTCAGTCCCCAATGGGTTTGGTTTTATTTCAAGCAAATGCTATTTATCCCTTTTAATGTATACCTTTTCTTTAGTATGATGAGTCAAGATCTGAAGAGTTGATAGAGCGCAAAATAAAGAATGCTCCACCAGGTCAAGGAACTGTGAGGATGCTTAGTCGTCAGGAGTGGGAGGAAATTCGAGAAGTTCGACCAAGGACTCCGTTCGAATCCAAGCTTGCTCGTCCAAATGCAAGAATCAGAACTGGAGAACCTTTACACATGGTAAGGCTGTTGTATCATTGGTCTCATTTGGAAATTGATGTGAAAGCCTCCACATTTCTCATCTTTTATCCAATTCCTTTGTGATGGTAATGTGCTTCCCTGTTTCCATCCTTATTTCTGAGTTGTGATGGTATGTCGGTATGTGGCTTGGGGGCAGATTGAAAATGGagtgattatatatatatatatatatatatatatattttagcaATACAACTTTAGTTGAGAAAGAATGGAAGAATACaagggcatacaaaaaaacaagCACACCAAAATTCCCCTACTAAAAGAAGGGGTTCCAACTAAGTAAAACGGAGtgataatttattaaaagtagtTGCTTTGACAATCGTTTCATGCAGGAAGATTTGAAGGACTGGACAGTTGATGTGCTGTCGAATGCACTTACTCGGGCTGAAGAGAGTGTTAGGCATGGTTCCACTTCCAAGTGACTTTAGAGACGGGATCTGTCTCCAAGATTTGGAGATTGTCAGACTCACTCTGAACTGGTGTTTTGGGACTAACTCCGGAAAATGTGCTTTGAAGGATGGTTAGttaacacatttcaaaacttagcTTGTTTCTATGCTTGATCTGATATTGATCCTGTAGGTCTGCTTCTcctatttgatattttatttggagGACAATCAGGCGGTGATGGGTCAGGATAGAGAAAGTAGATAATAAATTGTGACTCAATATCGAATTGGTGGTGAAAAAGCTTGGATAGTGGTGGATGGTTTATGCAATTCCTTAAACGAGGGGTTTGGCGGCAGGAACCAGTTGTCATCGTCctattatttgtatctttgTAAACATGATAACCTCACcaagtttttcaaatttatctatTTCGTTGAACAAGCAGaatgagaaatttgaatttttgaccTCTAGAATGGAGggtgtgtatatatacttTCACCAACTGTtgtatttggaattttttatttctttgttgcTACTTACAGCAGCTAGTTTATAAAAACTAtgattaatttcataattttagaCCATAGGAATTGAATTCCCCATCaaattggtttcttttttgaaattttaaagcTCCTAGTAAACGTGGATTTGTGTGTTTCTGTTacgtttctttttaaaacaatttttgcTTCTTAAAGAATTTCTCTTCCACGAACCAATCTTGGGGAGAAAAATTCTAGTTATAAGAGAgtaagagataaaataaatttcccATTAGGATTTGACTTATAAAAGTTATTTGTTAGATTGATTCTTTAAAGCTTTTCCATTAATTTATATCTCTTGATCGAAAATGCATGAGTTATGGTCAATATTCAAAGGtaaaaataggaaagaaaataggggtaaattcaataaaatagaatccggcatgaaatagaaatagaaaccGGAAGAACACAgtgttatgtttaaaaaagaaaaagggaagacGAATTTGTTGGTGGTCGAAAATGGTAATGGATGGCAGTGTAAGTTTGAAGATAGATAGGATTGATTGTCAGCCACTCAGTTTACATTCACTATTCACTATTCTTTCATTCACCCATTCTCTCTGAGTTTCTGCTGCTCCTACACATCCTTCTCTCTCTGCTTTACTCCCCTTCAATGGCTTCCATTTCAGCTTCTTCTCTCAGTTTCCACCTTCCACCGAAGCCACATTACAAGCTTAACCAGGTTTTTCCCTTCACATTCTTCCACTTTCATTGCATTGCTCCTGTTCTACTTCCCGAtcctttatttatatgtatttgtttgttatcaatcaattataattGACTATCATTTATTTAAGGAAGACGGCGGCACTGATAGGAACTCCATGTTTTTGGACTCTGCCTCCAACCGCTTATCTTTGAAATCTTCCTTCATCTCTCCTTTACGTAAGATTCCTTCTTTAAGGAAGCAAAACTctgttgttgctgctgcttCTCCCAAGTTCTCCATGCGCGTCGCTTCCAAACAAGCCTATATCTGCCGTGATTGCGGGTATCACTCCTTATCTCTCCTTCCTTTCTGCAtttacattttcctttttctagaTCCCTGTAAACCTCTCTGTTCGACCAATATGTAGGTACATTTACAACGATAGAACTCCTTTTGACAAATTGCCTGATAAGTATTTCTGTCCTGGTAATTTGCTTCCCTCTTCTCAGGCTTGGACTATATGCACCagtgtttttataatttcttgtTTGTAATTCCATTCATGAATCATCCCACCTTCTTTCCAAACTTAATTTCGTACAATTCTCAAGTCTACCACTTCAAACCAGTTTCTCGAATTCTCTTCTCAATCTGACCAATTAGTTTACTGTTGACGTGGGTCGCCTTTATTTTTAACATGATTAAGTTCCTGCTATTATTTTAAACGGGAGTTTAAATAACACAACTTCTAGAAACCAACTTCAAACCACTTACATTCTGCTCCAACTCAACAAAGAAACTGAAATCTAATATTGTGCCTTGGCAGTCTGTGGTGCTCCTAAGCGACGTTTTAGACCTTACGAGCAAACTGTGAGTAAAAATGATAACGAATTTGATGTGAGGAAGGCGAGAAAGGCGCAGATCCAAAAAGATGAAGCTATTGGGTAAGACGGAAAATCAAATCACTATCTTTATAAAtgatcatatattttaatgattgTTTATTCAGTCCGATTGATATCACGTTCAACGGTATAGGAAGGTGCTGCCTATTGCTGCTGCACTGGGAATCGTGGCACTTGTAGGTTTATACTTGTACCTGAATAGCGCCTTCTAGATCGAGTGGCTTGCTCAATGACGGGGGATTAACACCATCATTTGTTTCACCATTTTCTTCTCGGGGCTGTTCTACGTTGATTTagatattatatgtatttttttccttccactATCCAAAAACCCTGGCAAATTGTTTGAGCATTGcagtattatatatatatatatattcaattgtCTATTGATTATGTGTATTTGCACTCATTGGAATGGTCGGGTGCGTTGTACTAAATTGTAGGAAAATTCAAGCTCACCTACTGTTGGAAAGCTGGTTGTGTAAAACTGCTGTAGTTGCAGAACCAGGAAATGTGCTTTTAAGGATGGTCAGCGAGGCATCTGAGAAGTGAACTTTTGACCTTATGTAATTTGGGTCTTATAGATTCCAATATCAGCTAATTGTTAACATGTTATGTAGAGAAGTTTAGAGTAAGTAGTGAATTGCAAACTGGTCGTTTTTCCATTGCTAAGC
This genomic interval carries:
- the LOC101207324 gene encoding uncharacterized protein LOC101207324, encoding MTGFGHGLRVIGRQMHLLHQREGPSEVLKGKIAELEKFRKMKRSTKKDQFTVDVPESNSFLDTPSMPMILTAVGIALFAKLLMMYDESRSEELIERKIKNAPPGQGTVRMLSRQEWEEIREVRPRTPFESKLARPNARIRTGEPLHMEDLKDWTVDVLSNALTRAEESVRHGSTSK
- the LOC101207574 gene encoding uncharacterized protein LOC101207574 isoform X1, whose translation is MASISASSLSFHLPPKPHYKLNQEDGGTDRNSMFLDSASNRLSLKSSFISPLRKIPSLRKQNSVVAAASPKFSMRVASKQAYICRDCGYIYNDRTPFDKLPDKYFCPVCGAPKRRFRPYEQTVSKNDNEFDVRKARKAQIQKDEAIGKVLPIAAALGIVALVGLYLYLNSAF
- the LOC101207574 gene encoding uncharacterized protein LOC101207574 isoform X2, translating into MFLDSASNRLSLKSSFISPLRKIPSLRKQNSVVAAASPKFSMRVASKQAYICRDCGYIYNDRTPFDKLPDKYFCPVCGAPKRRFRPYEQTVSKNDNEFDVRKARKAQIQKDEAIGKVLPIAAALGIVALVGLYLYLNSAF